The Candidatus Methylomirabilis limnetica genome contains the following window.
GGGTCAAGTCGCTCGAGGTGCAGCGAAGCGATCCCAATGGCTGCTGCGGTATCCATACCCTGCGGCTCGAGCAGGAGATTAGCTACGGGGAGCTCCGGGAGCTGCTCTCGGACGAGGTCGCCATGCTTTTGCTCAACGACCACGACAATCTGGACCCAGGGCAGCAGGAGCCGCACCCGCCGGACCGTCGCCTGCAGGAGCGATTCGCTCCCGATCAAGCGAAGGAAGGCCTTGGGTTGTGCTTCCGTGCTGAGCGGCCAGAAGCGCTCGCCCTTCCCGCCGGCAAGCACCACCGCGAAGACATGGGGGTTACTGCTCGTCGCTCCGCCCGTAGTCATCCTGGAGTCGAACAATGTCATCCTCCCCGAGGTAGGCGCCGTTTTGAATTTCAATAATGGTGAGTAGATGTGGCCCGGGATTCTCGATCCGGTGATCTGTCCCTGCCGGCACGAACGTCGATTCCTGGGCGGAAATGACTAAGGCCTGGTTCCCGATTATCACCTTGGCCGTGCCGGCCACAACAACCCAGTGCTCGCTCCTGGAAGCGTGTCGCTGCAGACTCAGACGATGCCCGGGATTGACCTCAATCCGCTTGACCTTGTATCCCTCTCCCTCCCCAAGGACTGTCCAGCGTCCCCAGGGCCGCGTTGAGGTCAGTACTGTTTGCATGTGATCCCTCGTCTGCTCCTTAGAAATAAGCGTTCAGCCATCAGCACTCAGCCGTTAGCTTCAGATAAAGCAGAGGGGTACATCAAAAGAACCGATAGCTGATCGCTGAAAGCTGATAGCTTCCCCAGAGTTACATTTCCGTGGGCCGCAGTGCGGTAGTGCCTCTCATGGGGTGTTACTGAGATACGTGCGAGAGGTCCCCGTACGTCTTTTGGTAATACTCCCGATACTCCCCCGCTTTGATGCGCGTCCACCAGGTCACGTGATCCTCATACCAGCCGACCGTTTCCTTGAGCCCCGTCTCAAAGGGAATGCGAGGTCTCCAGCCCAGCTTTCGCTCCAACTTCGACATATCGAGGGCGTACCTTCGATCATGTCCGAGCCGGTCTTCGACGTGTACGATCAGAGAATCGGGCTTACCCAGGGTCCTCAGGATATGGCGAGCTACGTCAATGTTGGCCCGCTCGCATTTGCCGCCGATATTATAAATCTCACCATTATGCCCATTCCTCAAAATCAGCGCCAACGCCTCGCAGTGGTCCTGCACGTGCAGCCACTCGCGGACCTGGAGGCCGTCGCCGTAAAGCGGAAGCGCTTCACCGGCAATGGCATTGGTGATAAAGAGCGGAACCGCCTTCTCTGGAAACTGGTAGGGACCATAGTTGTTGGAGCTCCGGGTGATGATCGCCGGTAACCCGTAGGTACGAACGTAGGCCGCAACCAGAAGGTCTCCCGCCGCCTTGCTGGCGGCATAGGGGCTGTTTGGAGAGAGAGGGCTGTCTTCCCTAAAGTACCCTGAAGGCCCGAGCGAGCCATATACTTCATCAGTCGATACCTGCACCATCCTTGGAACCCGATGCCGACGGCACGCATCCAGAATGACCTGCGTCCCAAGCGTATTGGTCTCCACGAATGCCCTCGCATCCTGGATACTTCGATCCACGTGCGATTCGGCCGCGAAGTTCATCAGCGCATCGAACCGCTCCTTCAAGATGGCGTCTACCAACTCAACGTCGCAGATACTCCCCTTGATAAATCGGTATCGAGGATCGCGCTCAACGTCGGCCAGATTCTCGAGGTTGCCGGCGTAGGTCAGCTTGTCGAGATTCACGACGCCGCAATCCGGCTCTGTCGCGAGCATGTGGCGAATGAAGTTCGACCCGATAAATCCGGCTCCACCGGTCACCACGATTCTCATTGTTCAAACACGTTTCGAGTTTCGGGTTTCGGGTTCCAAGACGGACACGCATCTTCAGCCGTGGAACCCCGGCCTGGACTCGAAACTCGCAACTCGAAACTCGAAACTGGCTTCATCCCAGCTTCACTGCCCAATCGTATGGGATATCCGGACTGTCAGGGGGGATTCGAAACTCATCCGGCTCCTGGTAATTGTAGAGCTCGGTCGGGAAATTCATAATCGCCGACATCCGGTCGCCTACCGCCTTGTACCCATGGATCACCAGGGGCGGGATCTTGACCAACATCGGATTCTGCTCACCGATGAAAAACTCATTGAGCAAGCCTTTTGTGGGAGAGTTGTCGCGGGAATCGAACAGAACAACCTTGGACATTCCGAGGACCCCGACAAAGTGGTCGGTCTGTTTCTTATGATAGTGCCACCCCTTCACCACCCCGGGATAGGCGGCAGTGATGTAGGCCTGCCCAAATCGCTCGAACTCCTCCCAGTCGCTGCGCAGCATCTCTGTAAGGAAACCTCTCTCATCAGGAACCCGCCGTAGCTGTCTAGTTTTCACACCATCAATAAGCATCATCACCCCTCAACCTTGAACCTTGCACGTTGAACCTTGAACGTTGAACTTTTTTACACCAACCCCACCTGGCTGCTATCCCCGAGCATCAGTCGATAGGCCTTCGGTTTCCCGTCAGACCGGAACACCTCGACGTTCTTTCCGATGAGACTATCCTCCAACCTCCCGCCGATATCGGTAATGCGGCACTGGTCGAGGATGATGCTATGCTCGATCTCACTATTCTGCACCAGTGTGTCATGATATATGGAGGTGAACGGCCCAATGTAGGAGTTGATGATGCGGCAGCGCCTGCCGATGATTGCCGGCCCTCGAATGGTGCTGGCCGTAACGCTCGCCCCCTGCTCCACGATCACCTTTCCGATAAGGTGTGAGGCCTCGTCCACTTCTCCCTCTACCCTGGGGGTGATCGCCTCCAACATGATCCTATTTGCCTCGAGCATGTCTTCAAGCTTCCCCGTATCTTTCCACCAGCGGCTGATGATATGGGGATGGACCTGATATCCTTTGTCGATCAGATACTGGATGGCGTCGGTGATCTCCAACTCGCCCCGCGCCGAAGGCTGTATGGCATGAACCGCCTCAAAGATCGTCTGGTCGAACATATAGACACCCACGAGCGCCAGATCGCTTTTAGGGTGCGCCGGCTTCTCCTCCAGAGAGATTACCTGACCATCTCGAAGCTCCGCCACCCCGAACCGCTGTGGATCGCGAACCCTTGCCAGAAGGATCTGAGAGTTGGCGCCCGACCGCTCGAACTCTTCTACCAGGGAGCAAATCCCGTCCTTGATCAGGTTATCTCCCAGATACATCACGAAGGGATGATTCCCCAGAAACGGCTCAGCGATCTTGACTGCATGGGCGAGTCCAAGGGGCGCTTCTTGCTCGATATATGAGACCTCGATGCCCCATTGCGCCCCGTCCCCCACCGCCCCCTGAATCTCACGCTTCGTGTCGCCAACCACGATCCCAACCTCCCGGATCTTGGCCGCCGCCATTGCTTCCAGCGCATAGAAGAGGATCGGTTTGTTGGCGATAGGCACGAGCTGCTTGGCGCTGGTGTGGGTGATCGGACGCAGGCGGGTCCCCTTGCCTCCGCTCAAGATCAATGCCTTCATGGGATTTCCTTGGTCACACTCAACTCCACTCCATCACACAGGACGATACGTAATGAGTGTTACCGATATTGAAGTCTGATCTGGCGAGAAGATTCAACGCTTTTTGTAAGACGGAGGGAATTGTACGGAAGGAGACTCGGCTTGTCAATTTTGAAATATTCGGCTACTGCGAGTGGAGAAAAAACGTAACTACCCAAGTGTTTAGGCTGAAGGCTGTTAGTCTTTGCGCATGGACCGAATCAAGGAGTCCAGAACCTTTTCGATCTCCATTATTTTCGCGTCGCATTCGGAGACGCCTGGCTCATCCGTGCGCGTTCCTACAGTCTAAAAGACTACAGTCTATCTACCTCAGTAGTTACGATGAGTCAACAGAGTGGCAGAGCAGACGCGTTGTAAGTAGTCAGTCGCTTACTTCCCTTCAGACGAGGTCTCGCACCCACCTACATAGCCTCGCTCAGCCAGGTGCCTTTCGATATCCTCTTTCGCAAAGCCGATTCGTCGAGCGACTTTATCGGCATGGCTCACTCGTGAGATCCCCTCGATCAACCGATGGGTTGGGGAGCCATGGATAAATTCTGCCTGGCGATACGATCCAACATCTCTTTGTTGAAACTGCTCCGCCAACTCGTGATTGTGGGTAACCAGGATCGTATTATTGCCGACTTGGTAAAATCCACCGAGGATGGTGCGGGAGATTTCCAGCTTCTCTTGATAGGTGGTTCCTTCCGCCAGTTCATCCAGAACGACCAGGCTTCTGGGCGACGATGCGAAAAAGATGGCTTTCGTGCGTTGTAACTCCGTCCCGAATCTCCCCTCCCGATCAGCCAGCGAGTTGCTTTCCGGAACCTGATAGAAGATCCGATCAGCCACCGAGACCTGCGCCTGTTCGGCAGGCACATAGCAACCGATCTGCGCCAACAGTTGCACCTGGGCAATGGTTTTACAGCAAGCGGTCTTCCCGCCTCCGTTTGGGCCGGTAATAAACGTCAATCGAGCCCCGTTCAGGTTGATATCGTTGGGTACGTAATCGACATTCCCTTTTCCCAGGATAGGGTTTCTGACCGTTTTCAAGACCATCGCGTGCTGATCTGATTCGATGAGCGTCGGTAAAACGGTAGAACTCCCGAAGGCCTTGGCATAGCGGTGAAAGGACAGCAGCTCATCGATCTGCCCCAAAGCCTCTAATGCCTGCTGCACATCGCGTGAGTCTCTATACCCATCCCGCAAGGGATAGATGATACTGTCCCGGTCAAAACCTCCGATGAGAGGTCCATACAGCAGGAGTGAGGGGAGTAAGACAACCATCAAGACGGGCATCGCGTGTCGGGAGACCCCAAGAGCTGGGGCGTAATGTAGCAGGAGACCCATGGCAATCAAGAGCGTGATAATCAATCGTGGCTTGAAGAGGGTTGGTCTGAATTTGATGGCAGGGGCCAGTAACCACTTTTCAGCCTTCGTCCTGATTGCCCTTTCCGTCAGGTAGACAGGCCCTTTCATCAAGGCATGCGATCGCGTGGAACCAAACGCCTTGAGAGCTTCGAGACGCGCTCGAAGATAGGGGCTTTCGGGTGTGGGCAGGCCTTGGGCGCCCTTGACGAGATCGAGCATGAGCTTCGTCCCTTGCCGGTACGTTGCATGCCCAAAGCTCCCTGTCTCCATTTTGCCCAGGGGATTCCCGAAGGTGCCGACAAAGGTCCCAAACAGCAGTCGGTAAAATTCCTCCTCATATTTTGCGGCATGCTGCACCAACCCCTCGACTTGTATCCTCAGATCAGCCTTCGAGTCCAGCTCTTTGAGCGCGTCCTGCTTGGCCGTGATGGCCTCGACCGAATTCAACGGGTGGGCTAATGAGCGGTAAAGCGTTGCTTGCCCGACAACGGTACTGGCGCAATTGACAGCATCAAAGAGTCGATCGACTTCTATAGTGTTGAACGTGCTCTCATCGAGCACGCCTTCTCCAGTTTTCGCCGCCCTGGCCGAACGAACCGATAGATCCTTGCCGATGGCTGTCAGAAGAGGTTCATGCATCCACACACTCCCATCGCGCCAGTGACTAGGCAAACACCACGGTTTTGTTGCCGTACACCAGCACCTTGTCCTCCAAGTGCCAGGTGACGGCCCGCGCCAGCACCATCCGCTCCACGTGGCGGCCGATCCGCTTCAGGTCCTCCACGTTGTTGCGGTGATCTACCCGCTCCACATCCTGCTCGATGATCGGCCCGGCATCCAGCGTTTCGGTAGCGTAATGCGCCGTGGCGCCAATCAATTTGACCCCACGAGAGTACGCCTGTGCATAGGGATCCGCCCCGACAAAGGCCGGCAAAAAGCTGTGGTGGATGTTGATAATCCGGTTGGGAAAGCGTCGGATAAAAGATGGCGAGAGGATTCGCATATACCGGGCCATGACAATCAAGTCAACCTTGCCTTCGACCAGTTGAAGCTGTGCGGCCTCGGCTTGATCTTGTCTCTCCCGCGTAACCGCGATGTGGTGAAAGGGAATGCCGTAGGCCTCTACAAGTCCGCGCAGGTCGGTGTGATTGCTCACCACCATGGCGATGTCAGCGACCATTTCTTTAGCCCTCCACCGCCAGAGCAACTCCAGCAGGCAGTGGTCCTCCTTCGACGCAAAGATGGCCATGGGCTTGAGGCGGGCAGCGTACGCCAACTTCCAATCCATCTGGAACCGGCTGGCGATCGGCTCGAGGGCTCTCGTGAGTGAAGCGCCACGGCTGTCCAACTCCGGGAGGTCGAACTCGATCCGCATGAAGAAGACGCCCCCTGCCGGGTCGGTGGTATGCTGGTCCGAGTGCACAATATTGGCGCCCTGTTCACACAAGCACTGCGAGACGGCCGCAACGATGCCTGGACGGTCAGGACACGAGATAAGCAGGCGGGCACGAGCGCTCGACGTCATAAGCTCTCCTCCATTCAGAACCGCAACAGAAGAAGCGTCGTCCAATGCGAGAATAGAAGGTTCTTCCGGCATTAGCGTGGGTACGAGGGGGATCAATATCCCTTCCGGGGAAGAGGGTAGCTGTGTCCCTCCCCCTCAGTGGGGGGAGGGGATGCTGGAAGGCCCGGGTACCCACGGAACACCCGGAAGAACCGAATAGAATAGGGAGTCCGGGGATGGCCTATACGCGTGAATTGAAACGAGAAGCGGTCGAACGCGTCGGGGGCGAGTAATGGCAGGCGCTCATTGCGCACCACGTAGACACCTATCCCGCGAGTCGGTCCACGCCGGGGGATGTCTGTCGATTAGAAGCGGAGTCTATCGCTTCCCCTTGGCAAAGCGCCCTTCCCACTGCACGCCAGGGGCGTTGGGATCAGTAGAAATGTTGAGCTCGTAGTTGAACTGACCCATAAGGTATTCATGGACGTACCCGGCAGCCTGCTTTGCCTGCCCCATGGCCAGGATGACCGTGGAGCCGCCGGTAACGACGTCGCCACCCGCGAAGACCCCCTTTTTGCTCGTGTGGTAGGTCGTGTGGTCCACCATGACGACACCCCACTTGTTGACCCGAAGCCCTGGCGTCATGCTGGGGATGACCGGGTTCACCTCGCACCCTAATGAGAAGACTACCGTATCCACCTCATCGATGAAGTACTCGCCGGTTGGGAGGGGCTTTCTTCTGCCGGACTCATCCGGTTCGGACAGCCTCATCACCTCGCACTTGATGGCTTTGACGAAGTAGCGCTCGTCGCCGATGAACTCCACAGGGCTGGAGAGCCACTTGAAGTCGATGAACTCCTGCTCGGCATGCTCCAACTCCTCCGTCCTGGCCGGGGCCTCCTCATGGGAGCGGCGGTAGTAGCAGGTAACATCCGCCCCAAGTCTCTTCCCGGTGCGGAGCACATCCATGGCGGTGTTGCCCGCACCGATGACCGCCATCTTCTTACCCTGGTAGAGGGGCGTGGAAGCGCGTGGAAACTCGTTGGCGTTCATCAGGTAGATTCGGGTGAGGTACTCGTTGGCGGAATAGACACCATTCAGGTTTTCGCCGGGGATGCCCAGCATCTTTGGCAAGCCTGCGCCGGTGCCGATGAACACCGCATCGAACCCTTCCTTTTCCAGAAGGTCCTCGATGGTGAGGATCTTACCGATCACCATGTTATAGACGAACTCCACTCCCATATCTTCAAGCAGCTTGAGATCTTCGTCGATGACCTCCAGTGGCAGGCGGAACCGGGGGATACCGTATACCATCACACCCCCGCCCCGATGGAATGCCTCGAACACCGTGATCTCGTGACCGCGGGTGCGAAGCTCGTAGGCGCAGGTAAGCCCCGCTGGACCGGCGCCGATGATAGCCACTCGCTTGCCGGTGGGAGGTGGGATGACCGGAGTACGGTCCAGCTTGTGCTCCCGCTCGTAGTCCGCCACATACCGCTCCAGGTTGCCGATACCCACCGGGTCATTCTTCTTGCCTACGATACACACCGCTTCGCACTGCTTGTCCTGGGGACACACCCGCCCACATGCGGCGGGGAGGAAGTTGGTCTCCCGAATCTTTCCAGCCGCGCCAGCGATATCCCCCGCTTCAACCAGTTTGATGAAGGCAGGGATGTCAATGCCCACTGGGCACGCGGGTACGCATTCCGGCTTCTTGCACTGAATGCATCGTATAGCCTCGTCCATGGCCTGCTCTCGTGAGTAGCCGATGGGCACCTCCGTCCAACTGAGAATGCGCAACTCTGCCGGATGCAAGGGCATAAGATTGCGAGGCTTCTTTATCCGCTCCTTTGAACTTAATCCCTTAGTTGCTTCTGCCATATTCGCGCCTCTCCCTTATCGCTGCATCGCCTCGAAGGCGATCTTTTCTTGTGCCACGAACATCTGCTGACGCTTCACCAGCTCGCCAAAGTCCACCTGGTACGCGTTAAAATCCGGCCCGTGATAGCAGGCGAACCTGGTTTTGCCGCCCACCGTCACCCGGCAGGCACCGCACATGCCGGTGCCGTCCACCATGATGGCGTTCAGCGAGACCCATGCTTCTATTCCCTTCCCCTCCGTCACCTTGGCGACGGCCATCATCATCGGCACGGGGCCGACCGCCAAAACCATGGACACCTTCTCCCTCTCCATGATCTTCTCCAGCGCATGGGTGACGAAGCCTTGAATACCAACCGACCCGTCATTGGTGGTGACGAATACCTCGTCGCACACCGCCTTAAGTTCGTCCACCAGTATCAGCAGGTCCTTCGTGCGGGCGCCCACTATGCCGTAGACCTTATTGCCGAGCTGCCTCAAATCCCGTGCCGTGGGAATGACGGCGCCCGTACCGTAGCCGCCGCCGAGCACCACGCAGGCCCCCTCATATTTGGCAACATGGGAGCGCTGGCCCAGCGGCCCGACGACGTCCTGGATACTGTCGCCTACGTTTTTCATCGTGGCCTCGGTGGATGTCCTGCCGGCAGCCATAATGACGAGTTCGAGATACCCCTTTTCCCTGTCCCATCCGGCGATGGAGAGGGGGATGCGCTCACTGTCAAGGTTGGGACGGATGATGATGAACTGCCCGGCCTGTATCTTTTTCGCGAGAAGCGGCGCGTTCACCTTAAAGTAGTAGGTGTTGGCGCACAGTTCTCGCTTTTCAAGTATCGTAAAATCCTGGTGGTACCTGCCCCTGGATGGGTTCTCGCTCTCTTTAGAGCTGCCATGGCAGTAGTGCAGTTGATGTTCAGCCTCACTGCGAACGATAAAGGCATCGTCCCAGTCGAAGTGATCCATTCCGAGGATGGCACGAAGAGCATTGTGGCTTTTCTCCACCTGCCCCGACGTGAAATAGGAGTGGCGAACGCCTTTCCCTATGGCGCGCACGGCATGCCTGCGAACAAGGGCCGACGGATCTGAAAGGCCGACGAACAGCTTATCGAACAGCGTCGACCGGTCCGCGTCACTGATCGTTTCGGGGGCAATGCGGTTGAAAATCCGCCCCATACAGTAAAAGGCGGCGGACTTCACCTGCTTATTGGCAGACCCTGCGCACCTCAAGGCCTCAGGCAGGACCCTGGCAATGGCCGGATCGGTGAAATGTCCCGCCGCCAACAGGAGGTTGATCTGAGAATAGTCGTCGCCCTTGCTCGTGTCGAACCGGGAAAGAAGCAGATCTACGGCAGGTGCGCCGATGCGCCCTAAGGCGCCGGCGAAATGCTCCGCCGATTCCGCATCAGCCTCAACAAGTTGCTCAATAGTCCATCCAGCCACCTCTACGCCAAGGGAGGCCAGGATCAACTCGCTCTGATCAATGAGTTGAGAAAGTTCCTCATCGCCGGAGGGGTCCCGGTAAAAGGTAGTGGAGATCGCTGCTGCCAACTCCTGCTTTTCCTCGTAAGAGAGGTCGGAAAGCGTAGAGACCTCCGCCAGGGCGGCCTTCAACTGGTCAGTGTTCTGGGACGAGATGTTCGCTGTAATGCTGTTGATTCTATTTGTCATCGCGACAAGCTTCCTCCAAAGATCCTTCACCTCTTACACTTTTACTATGCTTTGGGCAAGAATTCCCCACTGATGATACACGAAAGTTTACCTGTTCACAACCAAATCTGCAATCCCAAGGTAACCATTCAGTTACGGGTGGAAAATCTCCCCCCGGCTTAACACATGCCGGGGCAGGCCCGCATGGGCAGGCTCTAACCCTCTTTTCCAAAGAGGGGGACTAACCGTTTCCCCCTTTGAAAAAGGGGGCGGGGGTTTATCTTGAATGGAGGACACCATGATGCGCCGGAGGGCGGAGGGAGAAACCCCCTTCGATCCCCCTTTGCCAAAGGGGGAGATCGGAAGAACCAATTTTCTCTTGTGACTTACTCGATAATTTGGCCAATTTTTAATCGTAATGTGGCCACGACGGAATCGTAATCTGTTGATTTTAAATCGCACGCATTTCTCCACCTCGGCGCTGTTTACAGCATATGTTGGCCGAAAGTGCATTTTATAACCATAACGTTGCCAAAAGTGCAGTGTTGCGTATTCCGATCAAAGTTGCCACCCATTCCGATTGAACTCGGCCAGGCGTTTCGATACTCGTGTAGGTTAGCGTGGACATAATGTCCTGAAGGTTCAGGAAACTCCAAGACGAGTTGGGCAAAGGGTAGCGAACCGCAAACTCTTCGGGCCGTATTGTCGCAAACGTCCTTCGGAAATGCCGCGCTTGCGCACCTAGCTCACCACTACTAATCCACCCTCCGGGGAGTCCACATTACGGGGGTGGAATCTTTTAAAGAGTTTAGCGGCAGGGAGAAATGCGGGAAGGTCTTGGTGTGCGAGTCGTTTATGGTAGCCTGCGAACGACTCCGGCGATAGCGGCTGGGGTGACGGATCGTGTGGGGAGTTTAGAGGATTTTGTGGATGGGAAGTCGAATGGGTAGAACTGCTCAAAGACCGCCCTGTTTTTCGAAGGGATTTAGGTGCAGTAAGGAAACCAGGGGCCATCACTTTCCTACTTTGCTGGCCAGAGATCAGAGATCGACTCTTGGCTAGACCGTGAGGGCCTTGTATAGAAAGCGACGGATGTAGTTCCTGCTGTCCTTCGGCAGCGTTTGCCAGTAGGGTTTGATCTCAAGGACCAACAGGTCAGTTTCCTCATCCTCAAAACGCCGGGACTCTTGCGACATTGAATCCTGGGATTCTTGTCTCTCCGCTGCGACTTTCTCCTCTCTAGCCTTTGCTTCCATGCACCCCTCCTGTTTCTAATGAAACTTCCTTTGCGTTCTGGGTCGCAGGTAGAGCCTTACTTAATAGCAGATGAAGTCTATAAGTAAACCTTATAAGGGCAAAAAAAGGTTCTAATGTAGTTCTTACCGCTTCCTTAAATCGAGCCTCATCTCTGAAGTAATCAGCCACATCGCAGTCCAATGATAGCACACCTACGAATTCTTGAGACTTGTCGAGTTTATCGGTAAACATCACAGGAAAACAAGCTATCGATTTTATGCGGTGGTGTCGCTGGCTCTTTGATGTAAGGCCATGTAGGTCATCCTTGCGAACATCTGGCACAACAACGATTGCCTTTTCTGCCCAACATGTTCCCGCGCAACCCTCATTCAATATAAAGCCTTCTCTGTTCGAGGAGGGGGAGTTGTCTGAATTTACATATGCGACCACCTGAAGCTTCTGCCCAATCGGCATGAGGAAACCGACAGTAAGATGAATATTCAGATCCCGGTTGCCCTTAGCAACCACCCAGAAAACTTCCTTCAGGATCACCTCTACAATTTCTGCGTAATTGAACCTTGCGTGTTCAACTATTTCCATCAGAGTTGGCTGGCCGGCAAAAAAACGTTCCAGACCGTACATGGTGTTGTTTGTCAGCCGCCTCACTGATACAAGGACAGCCCTTAGATCCATCAGGACATCGTTAACAAGCTTGAGGTGCGTATTGATCTGGTCCAGAGTGCTCTGATTGGCTGTTGCCTGCATCTTGCGCCGCTTGAAGTGGCTGAACGGAAATATGACAAAAAAGTACAAAATAATGCAAGTCCAGAATGCTACTGCCTCATTCGGGCTCCTTGCTGAATCAATCTGCGAGCGCCATATTCCTAGACCGAGGGGTATGGCAACAAGAACGAACTGGAAAAAGAAACCATACAGTTGATTTTCTGGGAATTTCTGCTCTGGTGTCCTTATTTCAATATGCATTAGCTGTCAGCCAAGCGCCGTACTGATTGAGTCGGATGGTTAGGAGTCTTCCTGGGCTGTGATTGGCGACTGCGCCGCGCCACGGGACGCACAGGGGGATCTAAGCTGTAGCTGTTCCACGATCCTCCACAAATGGAAGAGTCTTGATATCCGATGACATTGCGCTCTCCTCGCCGACCGCGATCGTTAGGACTTTTTGGTATCATTTTCTCCGGCAATATTTCGATCAGTCTGGTGGCAACTCTTTCAGTCGCTTCGCAACTTCATTGGTTTTTGTGCTTCGTAGAGCTTTTGACGCTAGCATAACATCACTGGGACTAGAAGCAAAATACATACCAATCAAACCTGTATGCCCTTCAAATTTGGACAGCACCCCCTCACAATAGACTGCATTAACTAGTTGTCACGTTAGCTTTCCGAATGCGGCGGGTAGTTTCATGCTTTAAGCATCGGCACTAGGGCTTGATCAGTCAAGTGCTGTTCCGCCGCGGTATTGGGTCAGTTTGAAAATGGACAGGGCTTGCCAGCAGATGTCGGCAGCCCTGCATTTAGGGTATGCCTAAGCGCACAAGCAAGAAGCCACCCTCGGATATTAACCTGCTC
Protein-coding sequences here:
- a CDS encoding sulfide/dihydroorotate dehydrogenase-like FAD/NAD-binding protein, whose amino-acid sequence is MTNRINSITANISSQNTDQLKAALAEVSTLSDLSYEEKQELAAAISTTFYRDPSGDEELSQLIDQSELILASLGVEVAGWTIEQLVEADAESAEHFAGALGRIGAPAVDLLLSRFDTSKGDDYSQINLLLAAGHFTDPAIARVLPEALRCAGSANKQVKSAAFYCMGRIFNRIAPETISDADRSTLFDKLFVGLSDPSALVRRHAVRAIGKGVRHSYFTSGQVEKSHNALRAILGMDHFDWDDAFIVRSEAEHQLHYCHGSSKESENPSRGRYHQDFTILEKRELCANTYYFKVNAPLLAKKIQAGQFIIIRPNLDSERIPLSIAGWDREKGYLELVIMAAGRTSTEATMKNVGDSIQDVVGPLGQRSHVAKYEGACVVLGGGYGTGAVIPTARDLRQLGNKVYGIVGARTKDLLILVDELKAVCDEVFVTTNDGSVGIQGFVTHALEKIMEREKVSMVLAVGPVPMMMAVAKVTEGKGIEAWVSLNAIMVDGTGMCGACRVTVGGKTRFACYHGPDFNAYQVDFGELVKRQQMFVAQEKIAFEAMQR
- a CDS encoding GAF domain-containing protein, with protein sequence MHIEIRTPEQKFPENQLYGFFFQFVLVAIPLGLGIWRSQIDSARSPNEAVAFWTCIILYFFVIFPFSHFKRRKMQATANQSTLDQINTHLKLVNDVLMDLRAVLVSVRRLTNNTMYGLERFFAGQPTLMEIVEHARFNYAEIVEVILKEVFWVVAKGNRDLNIHLTVGFLMPIGQKLQVVAYVNSDNSPSSNREGFILNEGCAGTCWAEKAIVVVPDVRKDDLHGLTSKSQRHHRIKSIACFPVMFTDKLDKSQEFVGVLSLDCDVADYFRDEARFKEAVRTTLEPFFALIRFTYRLHLLLSKALPATQNAKEVSLETGGVHGSKG